Proteins encoded by one window of uncultured Draconibacterium sp.:
- a CDS encoding LysM peptidoglycan-binding domain-containing protein, producing the protein MKYITIYIISILFFTNVLAQEADTALTLDDLKLEADTIGFNELDIDDMLNNVFSEKMDSMMSSWDIQNRFNFDNSEVRTLNFPKDLPDSVYIKRLKEIEQVVDLSYNKVVNNYIKMYTEKRRDLVEVMLGLSAYYFPIFEETLDKYDMPLEIKYLAIIESALNPTARSRVGANGLWQFMYGTARNMKLEITSFVDERRDPIKATDAAARYLSKLHDIYGDWHLAIAAYNCGPGNVNRAIRRSGGKRNYWEIYYRLPRETRGYVPAFIAATYTFEYYKEHNLVPRYPEIELSVDTVMVNDYLHFDQVSAKLDIEKEQLRALNPMYRRDVIPAKESKPYPLVLPNDVILDFVDLDTSIFAFERDKYFPDNTLMDPTTSNSSYFTPVDIKGKAKVVYTVKAGDNVGFISSWFHVRASDLRYWNNIRRDMIRVGQKLAIYVPEKEKEKYEQVTNMSFAQKQASIGKSSTTTTRETKPLDPNYEYYTVRKGDTLWDIAQKYAGISADEIMRLNELKNDRGLYIGQKLKIKRKG; encoded by the coding sequence ATGAAATACATTACCATTTATATAATTTCGATTTTATTTTTTACGAATGTACTGGCGCAGGAAGCTGACACTGCTCTTACATTAGACGACCTAAAACTTGAGGCAGATACTATCGGTTTTAACGAATTGGATATTGACGACATGCTGAACAATGTCTTTTCAGAAAAGATGGACAGCATGATGAGCTCGTGGGATATTCAGAACCGGTTTAACTTCGACAATTCGGAGGTAAGAACACTTAATTTCCCAAAAGACCTGCCCGATTCGGTTTACATCAAGCGTTTAAAAGAAATTGAGCAGGTTGTAGACCTGTCTTACAACAAAGTGGTTAACAACTACATTAAAATGTATACCGAAAAGCGTCGCGACCTGGTTGAAGTTATGCTTGGATTATCGGCTTACTACTTTCCTATTTTTGAGGAAACGCTTGATAAGTACGACATGCCACTCGAGATAAAATACCTGGCTATTATTGAGTCGGCGCTAAATCCAACGGCACGCTCGCGGGTTGGCGCAAATGGTTTGTGGCAATTTATGTATGGCACTGCCCGAAACATGAAACTGGAGATTACATCGTTTGTTGATGAGCGCCGCGACCCAATAAAAGCTACCGATGCTGCGGCACGCTATCTTTCAAAACTTCATGACATTTATGGCGATTGGCATTTGGCCATTGCAGCCTACAACTGTGGTCCCGGAAACGTAAACCGTGCCATCCGCCGCTCGGGAGGCAAAAGAAATTACTGGGAGATATATTATCGCCTGCCACGCGAAACAAGAGGTTATGTGCCGGCTTTTATTGCAGCAACTTACACCTTTGAATATTATAAGGAACACAACCTTGTTCCTCGCTACCCCGAGATTGAACTTTCAGTTGACACCGTGATGGTGAACGACTACCTGCATTTTGATCAGGTAAGCGCCAAATTAGATATCGAAAAGGAACAACTGCGGGCACTTAATCCCATGTACCGCCGCGATGTAATTCCGGCAAAAGAGAGCAAACCTTATCCACTGGTTTTGCCCAACGATGTGATTCTTGATTTTGTAGATCTCGATACCTCCATTTTTGCTTTCGAGCGTGATAAATATTTCCCCGATAATACGTTAATGGATCCGACAACCAGCAACAGCAGTTATTTTACGCCTGTTGACATTAAAGGAAAAGCAAAGGTTGTTTACACCGTTAAAGCAGGCGACAACGTTGGTTTTATCTCTTCGTGGTTTCATGTGCGTGCTTCCGATTTACGTTACTGGAACAACATTCGCCGCGATATGATTCGCGTGGGGCAAAAACTGGCAATTTACGTGCCTGAAAAAGAGAAGGAAAAGTACGAGCAGGTTACCAACATGAGTTTCGCTCAAAAACAGGCATCAATTGGCAAATCGTCAACAACAACAACACGTGAGACAAAACCACTTGATCCGAACTACGAATATTACACCGTACGCAAAGGCGATACCTTGTGGGATATTGCTCAAAAGTATGCTGGAATTTCGGCTGATGAGATTATGCGCTTAAACGAGTTGAAAAACGACCGCGGTTTGTATATCGGGCAGAAATTAAAAATTAAAAGAAAAGGCTGA
- a CDS encoding PepSY-associated TM helix domain-containing protein: MTKNGTNKQAHFLRNIRKIHRITGVILFVAFVFMSLSGLLLGWKKNSGGIIQANSSTGTSTELRDWLPIDSLNTIAFQVYHDSISATRIPELDRIDVRQNKGMVKFVFEEGYWGIQLDGATGELLQIERRWSDLIENVHDGSVLDHWFRTDGGLKLVYSSITGLALLMFSITGFWLWYGPKRMKKNKQLSNQQ, from the coding sequence ATGACCAAAAATGGAACAAATAAACAGGCACATTTTCTCCGAAATATTAGAAAGATACACCGGATAACAGGGGTGATTTTGTTTGTTGCATTTGTTTTTATGTCGCTTTCCGGATTATTACTGGGATGGAAAAAAAATAGTGGCGGAATTATTCAGGCGAATTCAAGTACCGGAACATCAACAGAACTCCGCGACTGGTTGCCAATCGATAGTTTGAATACCATTGCGTTTCAGGTTTATCACGACTCCATTTCTGCAACGAGGATACCCGAACTGGATCGAATAGATGTTCGTCAGAATAAGGGAATGGTGAAATTTGTGTTTGAAGAAGGTTATTGGGGAATTCAGTTAGACGGTGCCACAGGAGAACTTTTGCAGATTGAACGCCGGTGGTCGGATTTAATCGAAAACGTTCACGATGGATCTGTTCTGGATCACTGGTTTCGCACCGATGGTGGATTGAAACTTGTTTATTCAAGCATCACTGGATTGGCACTGCTAATGTTTAGTATAACCGGATTTTGGTTGTGGTACGGACCTAAACGTATGAAGAAAAATAAACAATTATCCAATCAGCAATAG
- a CDS encoding TrmH family RNA methyltransferase codes for MNTNSVAFFNSNEVEKFPETCAIIIAAWHLSNAENIGKIIRLAHNLGATEALFVRGIQNHRESKIKKTAGFSYDQMNWRFITENDFLQLLEAGYQLTILETCDGARNIYHEKLPQKTILLAGSESHGLPENIIKIAAKSVYIPMPGGCKSLNISNALSVAAFEWYRQQTCD; via the coding sequence ATGAACACCAATTCTGTAGCATTTTTTAATTCAAATGAAGTTGAAAAATTTCCCGAAACCTGTGCAATAATAATTGCTGCTTGGCACTTGTCGAATGCTGAAAATATTGGAAAAATTATTCGGCTGGCTCACAACCTGGGAGCCACTGAAGCTTTGTTTGTAAGAGGAATCCAAAATCACCGGGAATCGAAGATTAAAAAAACAGCCGGATTTTCGTACGATCAGATGAATTGGCGTTTTATAACAGAAAACGATTTTTTGCAGCTACTGGAGGCCGGTTATCAACTTACGATACTTGAGACCTGTGACGGAGCCAGAAATATTTATCACGAAAAATTACCCCAAAAAACAATACTGCTTGCCGGAAGCGAATCGCATGGCCTCCCTGAAAATATTATAAAAATAGCTGCCAAAAGTGTTTACATTCCCATGCCCGGAGGCTGTAAATCACTGAATATTTCCAATGCACTGTCGGTTGCTGCCTTTGAATGGTACCGCCAACAAACTTGTGATTAA